From a single Streptomyces liliifuscus genomic region:
- a CDS encoding SGM_3592 family protein, which produces MAAQAPRSEGQGPGDGQGQGASEDVWDELVLDDDFIRSADTAEPSARARMLAARWRDGGPDPQPWRSDEPPAGWFFSKARRRRWRRR; this is translated from the coding sequence ATGGCAGCGCAGGCACCGCGGAGCGAAGGACAGGGCCCGGGCGACGGTCAGGGTCAGGGGGCGTCCGAGGACGTCTGGGACGAGCTCGTCCTGGACGACGACTTCATACGGTCCGCCGACACGGCCGAGCCGTCCGCGCGAGCCCGGATGCTCGCCGCCCGCTGGCGCGACGGCGGACCCGACCCGCAGCCCTGGCGCTCCGACGAGCCGCCCGCGGGCTGGTTCTTCAGCAAGGCACGGCGCCGCAGGTGGCGTCGCCGGTAG
- a CDS encoding ABC transporter permease: MAVEQPPAQTSAQATAPARPGEQTRIHNIGYRNYDGPRLGRAYARRSLYSQSLRGAYGLGRSVKSKVLPMLLFVVMCVPALIMVAVAVATKAKDLPVDYTSYAVIMQAVIGLYVASQGPQSVSRDLRFKTVPLYFSRPIETADYVRAKYAALASALFMLTAAPLLVLYVGALLAKLDFSDQTKGFAQGLVSVALLSLLFAGIGLVISAVTPRRGFGIAAVIAVLTISYGAVSTVQAIAHSQDSTSAIPWLGLFSPITLIDGVQTAFLGASSSYPGEVGPSSGQGVVFLLVTLGLIAGCYGLLMRRYRKVGL, from the coding sequence ATGGCGGTTGAGCAGCCCCCGGCACAGACCTCGGCCCAGGCCACGGCCCCGGCCCGCCCGGGCGAGCAGACCCGGATCCACAACATCGGCTACCGCAACTACGACGGCCCGCGCCTGGGCCGCGCGTACGCCCGCCGTTCGCTCTACTCGCAGTCCCTGCGCGGCGCCTACGGCCTCGGCCGCTCGGTGAAGTCCAAGGTGCTGCCGATGCTGCTCTTCGTGGTCATGTGCGTCCCCGCGCTGATCATGGTCGCGGTCGCCGTCGCCACCAAGGCGAAGGACCTGCCCGTCGACTACACGAGCTACGCGGTCATCATGCAGGCCGTCATCGGCCTGTACGTGGCCTCCCAGGGACCGCAGTCCGTCTCACGTGACCTGCGCTTCAAGACCGTGCCGCTGTACTTCTCGCGCCCCATCGAGACCGCCGACTACGTCCGCGCCAAGTACGCGGCACTGGCCTCGGCGCTGTTCATGCTCACCGCCGCACCGCTGCTCGTGCTGTACGTGGGCGCGCTGCTGGCCAAGCTCGACTTCTCCGACCAGACCAAGGGTTTCGCACAAGGGCTCGTCTCCGTGGCACTGCTCTCTCTCCTCTTCGCCGGCATCGGCCTGGTCATCTCGGCGGTCACGCCCCGGCGCGGCTTCGGCATCGCCGCCGTCATCGCCGTACTGACCATCTCCTACGGAGCCGTCTCCACTGTCCAGGCCATCGCCCACTCGCAGGACAGCACCTCGGCGATCCCGTGGCTCGGCCTGTTCTCACCCATCACGCTCATAGACGGCGTACAGACCGCCTTCCTCGGCGCGTCGTCCTCGTACCCGGGTGAGGTGGGGCCCTCGTCCGGACAGGGCGTCGTCTTCCTCCTCGTCACCCTGGGACTCATCGCCGGCTGCTACGGCCTGCTGATGCGCCGCTACCGAAAGGTCGGACTGTGA
- the serS gene encoding serine--tRNA ligase, with protein sequence MIDLRLLREDPDRVRASQRARGEDVAVVDALLSADERRRSSGVRFDELRSEQKALGKLIPKASADEKAELLKKAGQLASDVKTADAEQHEADEETKRLLLQLGNLVHPDVPVGGEEDFVVLETHGTIRDFGAEGFEPKDHLELGEALGAIDVERGAKVSGSRFYYLTGVGALLELALVNAAIAQATEAGFIPMLTPALVRPRAMEGTGFLGQAAENVYHLEKDDYYLVGTSEVPLAAYHMDEILDADKLPLRYAGFSPCFRREAGTYGKDTRGIFRVHQFDKVEMFSYVNPEDAENEHQRLLEWEKQWLTGLELPFQVIDVASADLGASASRKFDCEAWIPTQGKYRELTSASNCDGFQARRLSVRMRDGKKVQPLATLNGTLCAVPRTIVAILENHQLADGSVRVPEVLRPYLGGREVLEPISK encoded by the coding sequence GTGATTGACCTTCGCCTGCTTCGTGAGGACCCCGACCGTGTTCGCGCCTCCCAGCGCGCCCGTGGAGAGGACGTCGCCGTTGTCGACGCCCTCCTCTCCGCCGACGAGCGGCGCAGGTCGTCCGGCGTCCGCTTCGACGAGCTCCGTTCCGAGCAGAAGGCGCTCGGCAAGCTGATCCCCAAGGCCTCGGCCGACGAGAAGGCCGAGCTGCTGAAGAAGGCCGGCCAGCTCGCCTCCGACGTCAAGACGGCCGACGCCGAGCAGCACGAGGCGGACGAGGAGACCAAGCGCCTCCTGCTCCAGCTCGGGAACCTCGTGCACCCCGACGTCCCGGTCGGCGGCGAGGAGGACTTCGTCGTCCTGGAGACGCACGGGACCATCCGCGACTTCGGGGCCGAGGGCTTCGAGCCCAAGGACCACCTGGAGCTCGGCGAGGCGCTGGGCGCCATCGACGTCGAGCGTGGCGCCAAGGTGTCCGGCTCGCGCTTCTACTACCTGACGGGTGTCGGCGCGCTCCTCGAGCTCGCCCTCGTCAACGCTGCGATCGCGCAGGCGACGGAGGCCGGGTTCATCCCGATGCTGACTCCGGCGCTGGTCCGCCCGCGCGCCATGGAGGGCACCGGCTTCCTCGGCCAGGCCGCGGAGAACGTGTACCACCTGGAGAAGGACGACTACTACCTGGTCGGCACCTCCGAGGTCCCGCTCGCGGCGTACCACATGGACGAGATCCTCGACGCCGACAAGCTGCCGCTGCGCTACGCGGGCTTCTCGCCGTGCTTCCGCCGCGAGGCCGGCACGTACGGCAAGGACACGCGAGGCATCTTCCGCGTGCACCAGTTCGACAAGGTCGAGATGTTCTCGTACGTGAACCCCGAGGACGCCGAGAACGAGCACCAGCGGCTCCTGGAGTGGGAAAAGCAGTGGCTGACCGGGCTTGAGCTGCCCTTCCAGGTCATCGACGTGGCGTCGGCCGACCTGGGCGCGTCCGCCTCGCGCAAGTTCGACTGCGAGGCGTGGATCCCGACCCAGGGCAAGTACCGCGAGCTGACGTCGGCCTCGAACTGCGACGGCTTCCAGGCCCGCCGCCTGTCGGTGCGCATGCGCGACGGCAAGAAGGTGCAGCCGCTCGCGACGCTGAACGGCACGCTGTGCGCCGTACCGCGCACGATCGTGGCGATCCTGGAGAACCACCAGCTGGCCGACGGTTCCGTACGGGTTCCCGAGGTGCTGCGTCCGTATCTGGGCGGCCGCGAGGTGCTGGAGCCGATCTCCAAGTGA
- a CDS encoding HAD family hydrolase, whose protein sequence is MTGTTGSTAPTGSTASAGETGETAETGAFPYKLVATDLDGTLLRSDDTVSERTREALAAATVAGAAHLVVTGRAVPWTRHILDELGYEGLAVCGQGAQLYDAGAHRLLTSVTLDRQVAGLALAKIEAEVGPLAVAASRDGIDGDVLIGPGYRVLGQLEAVPFTDVAELWAAPLTKMYIQHPELTDDELAAAARAAAGGLVSVVMAGEGIVEILPLGLSKATGLSLAARRLGVKAADTIAFGDMPNDIPMFAWSAHGVAMANAHEELKAVADEMTLSNEDDGIAVVLERLLG, encoded by the coding sequence GTGACCGGCACCACTGGGTCGACGGCCCCGACCGGCTCGACCGCGTCGGCCGGGGAGACCGGAGAGACGGCAGAGACCGGGGCATTCCCCTACAAGCTCGTCGCGACCGATCTCGACGGAACGTTGCTGCGCTCCGACGACACGGTCTCGGAGCGCACGCGTGAGGCACTCGCGGCGGCCACCGTGGCGGGCGCCGCGCACCTCGTCGTCACCGGCCGCGCGGTGCCCTGGACGCGCCACATCCTCGACGAACTCGGATACGAGGGACTCGCGGTGTGCGGTCAGGGCGCGCAGCTGTACGACGCCGGGGCGCACCGCCTGCTCACGTCGGTGACCCTCGACCGGCAGGTGGCCGGTCTCGCGCTGGCCAAGATCGAGGCGGAGGTCGGCCCGCTGGCCGTCGCCGCCAGCCGCGACGGCATCGACGGGGATGTCCTGATCGGCCCCGGATACCGGGTGCTGGGCCAGCTGGAGGCCGTCCCGTTCACCGATGTCGCGGAGCTCTGGGCCGCGCCTCTGACCAAGATGTACATCCAGCATCCCGAGCTCACCGACGACGAACTGGCGGCCGCGGCGCGAGCGGCGGCCGGCGGTCTGGTGAGCGTCGTGATGGCGGGCGAGGGAATCGTCGAGATCCTCCCCCTCGGCCTGTCCAAGGCCACCGGCCTTTCCCTGGCGGCCCGCCGCCTGGGCGTGAAGGCCGCCGACACGATCGCCTTCGGCGACATGCCGAACGACATCCCGATGTTCGCGTGGTCGGCCCATGGCGTGGCAATGGCCAACGCCCATGAGGAACTCAAGGCCGTGGCGGACGAGATGACGTTGTCGAACGAGGACGACGGCATCGCTGTGGTGCTGGAGAGGTTGCTGGGCTAG
- a CDS encoding SDR family oxidoreductase codes for MTLEGSRERWVRTGGVELCVAELGDPAQPTVMLVHGYPDSKEVWSEVAARLAGHFHVVLYDVRGHGRSSAPRPLRGGFTLEKLTDDFLAVADAVSPDRPVHLVGHDWGSVQAWEFTTVKRTEGRIASFTSMSGPSLDHFGHWIKKRVSRPTPRRIGQLLGQGAKSWYVYLLHTPALPELAWRGPLGKQWPKILRRLEKVPGGDYPTPSLPTDAAHGAWLYRDNVRARLRRPRPDAYAHAPVQLVTPLGDVFLSEKLYDELELWAPQLTRRTLPAKHWVPRTRPDQLAAWITEFVTATEGGRTASAATGPYADRFGGQLVLVTGAGSGIGRATAFAFAEAGARVVAVDRDAESAARTAELSRLIGAPQAWAETVDVSDEQAMEKLAEKVAAEYGVVDVLVNNAGIGLSGSFLDTTAEDWRNVLDVNLWGVIHGCRLFGKQMAERGQGGHIVNTASAAAYLPSRTLPAYSTSKAAVLMLSECLRAELAGQGIGVSAICPGFINTNITSTARFTGVDADEEKRRQKKSARLYGLRNYPPEKVAEAVLRAVVRNQAVVPVTAEARGGRLMSRFTPRALRAIARMEPPL; via the coding sequence GTGACGCTTGAGGGTTCGCGCGAGCGCTGGGTGCGTACGGGCGGGGTCGAGCTGTGTGTCGCCGAGTTGGGCGACCCGGCGCAGCCGACGGTGATGCTCGTGCACGGCTATCCGGACTCCAAGGAGGTGTGGTCCGAGGTCGCCGCGCGCCTGGCCGGCCACTTCCATGTCGTGCTCTACGACGTGCGTGGCCACGGCCGGTCGTCGGCGCCGCGGCCACTGCGCGGCGGGTTCACGCTGGAGAAGCTGACGGACGACTTCCTGGCGGTCGCGGACGCGGTCAGCCCGGACCGTCCCGTCCACCTGGTCGGCCACGACTGGGGCTCGGTCCAGGCCTGGGAGTTCACCACGGTCAAGCGCACCGAGGGGCGGATCGCCTCCTTCACGTCGATGTCGGGGCCGTCCCTCGACCACTTCGGACACTGGATCAAGAAGCGCGTGTCCCGCCCGACACCCCGCAGGATCGGCCAACTGCTCGGCCAAGGCGCCAAGTCCTGGTACGTGTATCTGCTGCACACCCCCGCGCTGCCCGAACTCGCCTGGCGCGGCCCCCTCGGCAAGCAGTGGCCGAAGATCCTTCGGCGGCTGGAGAAGGTCCCCGGAGGCGACTATCCGACCCCGTCCCTGCCCACAGACGCCGCGCACGGCGCCTGGCTGTACCGGGACAACGTACGGGCCCGGCTGCGCAGGCCGCGCCCCGACGCGTACGCACACGCGCCCGTGCAGCTCGTCACGCCGCTCGGGGACGTGTTCCTGTCGGAGAAGCTCTACGACGAGCTGGAGCTGTGGGCCCCGCAGTTGACGCGCCGCACGCTCCCGGCCAAGCACTGGGTCCCACGCACCCGCCCTGACCAACTGGCCGCCTGGATCACTGAGTTCGTGACCGCCACCGAGGGCGGGAGGACCGCATCGGCGGCGACCGGTCCGTACGCCGACCGCTTCGGCGGGCAGTTGGTGCTGGTCACCGGTGCGGGCAGCGGTATCGGGCGGGCCACCGCCTTCGCGTTCGCCGAGGCCGGCGCGCGCGTGGTGGCCGTCGACCGGGACGCGGAGAGCGCGGCCCGCACCGCGGAGCTGTCCCGGCTCATCGGTGCCCCTCAAGCGTGGGCCGAGACGGTCGACGTCTCCGACGAGCAGGCGATGGAGAAGCTCGCCGAGAAGGTCGCAGCTGAGTACGGGGTGGTCGACGTCCTCGTGAACAACGCCGGAATCGGACTGTCCGGCTCGTTCCTCGACACCACCGCGGAGGACTGGCGCAACGTCCTCGACGTCAACCTGTGGGGCGTGATCCACGGCTGCCGGCTCTTCGGCAAGCAGATGGCCGAGCGTGGACAGGGCGGCCACATCGTCAACACCGCGTCGGCGGCCGCGTATCTGCCCTCCCGGACGCTGCCCGCCTACAGCACCTCGAAGGCGGCGGTACTGATGCTCAGCGAGTGCCTGCGCGCCGAGTTGGCCGGGCAGGGCATCGGGGTCTCGGCGATCTGCCCGGGCTTCATCAACACGAACATCACGTCGACCGCGCGTTTCACGGGGGTCGACGCCGACGAGGAGAAGCGGCGCCAGAAGAAGTCCGCGCGGCTGTACGGGCTGCGCAACTACCCGCCGGAGAAGGTGGCCGAGGCCGTGCTGCGCGCGGTCGTCCGCAACCAGGCCGTGGTCCCCGTGACCGCGGAGGCGCGCGGCGGCCGCCTCATGTCCCGCTTCACACCCAGGGCGCTGCGCGCGATCGCACGGATGGAGCCACCCCTGTGA
- a CDS encoding ABC transporter ATP-binding protein yields the protein MIATESLSKRFPRVTALDRLSVDVGPGVTGLVGANGAGKSTLIKILLGLSPATEGRAEVLGLDVATKGGDIRERVGYMPEHDCLPPDVSATEFVVHMARMSGLPPTAARERTADTLRHVGLYEERYRPIGGYSTGMKQRVKLAQALVHDPQLVFLDEPTNGLDPVGRDEMLGLIRRIHTDFGISVLVTSHLLGELERTCDHVVVVDGGKLLRSSSTTDFTQSTAILAIEVTDTDEHPDGTRAVRDVLQARGIDTHDGSGLPGAGHILLLTAEGEETYDVVRDVVADLGLGLVRMEQRRHHISEVFKDSDEQALQGGDEQRKEAVGHGG from the coding sequence GTGATCGCGACCGAAAGCCTGAGCAAGCGGTTCCCGAGGGTGACCGCTCTTGACCGGCTCTCCGTGGACGTCGGGCCCGGTGTGACCGGACTCGTCGGAGCCAACGGAGCCGGCAAGTCCACACTGATCAAGATCCTGCTGGGTCTGTCCCCCGCCACCGAGGGCCGTGCCGAAGTGCTCGGACTCGATGTCGCCACCAAGGGCGGCGACATCCGTGAGCGCGTCGGGTACATGCCGGAGCACGACTGTCTGCCGCCCGACGTCTCGGCCACCGAGTTCGTCGTCCACATGGCGCGCATGTCCGGCCTGCCCCCGACGGCGGCCCGCGAGCGCACCGCGGACACGCTGCGCCACGTCGGCCTCTATGAGGAGCGATACCGACCCATCGGTGGCTACTCCACGGGCATGAAGCAGCGCGTGAAGCTCGCCCAGGCGCTGGTCCACGACCCCCAGCTGGTCTTCCTGGACGAGCCGACGAACGGCCTGGACCCGGTCGGCCGTGACGAGATGCTCGGACTGATCCGCCGTATCCACACCGACTTCGGCATCTCCGTCCTGGTCACCTCGCACCTCCTCGGCGAGCTGGAGCGCACCTGCGACCACGTCGTGGTCGTGGACGGCGGCAAGCTCCTGCGGTCCAGCTCCACCACGGACTTCACGCAGAGCACGGCGATCCTCGCGATCGAGGTAACCGACACCGACGAGCACCCGGACGGCACCCGCGCGGTGCGTGACGTGCTCCAGGCGCGCGGGATAGACACCCACGACGGCAGCGGACTGCCCGGCGCGGGCCACATCCTCCTGCTCACGGCGGAGGGCGAGGAGACGTACGACGTCGTCCGGGACGTCGTCGCCGACCTGGGCCTCGGTCTGGTGCGCATGGAGCAGCGCCGGCACCACATCTCGGAGGTCTTCAAGGACAGCGACGAGCAGGCTCTCCAAGGCGGCGACGAACAGCGGAAGGAGGCGGTCGGCCATGGCGGTTGA
- a CDS encoding ABC transporter ATP-binding protein: protein MTTLTIDHVSRWFGNVVAVNDVTMTIGPGVTGLLGPNGAGKSTLINMMGGFLAPSTGSVTLDGQATWRNEQIYKQIGIVPEREAMYDFLTGREFVVANAELHGLGDKAAQRALATVQMEYAQDRKISTYSKGMRQRVKMASALVHNPSLLLLDEPFNGMDPRQRMQLMDLLRRMGDEGRTVLFSSHILEEVEQLASHIEVIVAGRHAASGDFRRIRRLMTDRPHRYLVRSSDDRALAAALIADPSTSGIEVDLQEGALRIQAVDFPRFTALLPRVARDHGIRLLTVSPSDESLESVFSYLVAA, encoded by the coding sequence GTGACCACGCTCACCATCGACCACGTGTCGCGCTGGTTCGGCAACGTGGTGGCCGTCAACGACGTCACCATGACGATCGGCCCCGGCGTCACCGGCCTGCTCGGTCCGAACGGCGCTGGAAAGTCCACCCTCATCAACATGATGGGCGGCTTCCTGGCCCCCTCCACGGGCAGCGTCACGCTCGACGGCCAGGCGACCTGGCGCAACGAACAGATCTACAAGCAGATCGGCATCGTCCCCGAGCGCGAGGCGATGTACGACTTCCTGACGGGCCGCGAATTCGTCGTCGCCAACGCCGAGTTGCACGGCCTGGGCGACAAGGCCGCCCAGAGGGCTCTCGCCACGGTCCAGATGGAGTACGCGCAGGACCGCAAGATCTCCACGTACTCCAAGGGCATGCGCCAGCGCGTGAAGATGGCCTCGGCGCTGGTCCACAACCCGTCCCTGCTGCTCCTCGACGAGCCCTTCAACGGCATGGACCCGCGCCAGCGCATGCAGCTCATGGACCTGCTGCGGCGCATGGGCGACGAGGGCCGTACGGTCCTCTTCTCGTCCCACATCCTCGAAGAGGTCGAGCAACTCGCCTCGCACATCGAGGTGATCGTCGCCGGACGGCACGCGGCGAGCGGCGACTTCCGCCGGATCCGCCGCCTGATGACCGACCGCCCGCACCGCTACCTGGTGCGTTCCAGCGACGACCGTGCCCTCGCGGCCGCGCTCATCGCCGACCCGTCGACGTCCGGCATCGAAGTGGACCTCCAGGAGGGCGCGTTGCGCATCCAGGCGGTCGACTTCCCACGCTTCACGGCACTGCTGCCGCGGGTGGCCCGTGACCACGGCATCCGGCTGCTCACGGTCTCGCCGTCCGACGAGTCCCTCGAGTCCGTCTTCTCGTATCTCGTCGCGGCGTAG
- a CDS encoding M24 family metallopeptidase gives MTSAVAAAAASPGTSSGRRGGLTAELRGFREVQRLAYECAEAVAAQLKPGVTEREAARMQREWLRERGVRDWFHLPFAWFGDRTAFVDFRIPLQFFPTNRRLEAGMPFILDMAPVYKGFTADIGYSGSLGPNPLQDRLLADLETHRELILREVRERRPLREIYQDVDRLMVRQGYANRHRAYPFGVIAHKVDRVRERRWSPNLFGFGTQSLKGLASDAIHGHRDGWSPLWSPYRFSDHPPRPGLWAVEPHLGFRGTGAKFEEILVVTDSADPEQSAFWLDDDLPHVRRWAEDK, from the coding sequence ATGACCTCGGCAGTGGCAGCGGCAGCGGCTTCACCAGGGACTTCTTCGGGGAGGCGCGGCGGACTCACCGCGGAACTGCGGGGGTTCAGAGAGGTACAGCGGCTCGCGTACGAGTGCGCGGAGGCGGTCGCGGCGCAGCTGAAGCCCGGCGTGACCGAGCGCGAGGCGGCTCGGATGCAGCGCGAGTGGCTGCGCGAGCGCGGTGTGCGGGACTGGTTCCATCTGCCCTTCGCCTGGTTCGGGGACCGTACGGCGTTCGTGGACTTCCGGATCCCGCTGCAGTTCTTCCCCACCAACCGGCGCCTGGAGGCGGGGATGCCGTTCATCCTCGACATGGCACCGGTGTACAAGGGCTTCACCGCGGACATCGGGTACTCCGGCTCGCTGGGGCCCAACCCGCTGCAGGACAGGCTCCTCGCCGACCTGGAGACCCACCGCGAGCTGATCCTGCGCGAGGTGCGCGAGCGGCGCCCACTGCGCGAGATCTACCAGGACGTCGACCGGCTCATGGTCCGCCAGGGCTACGCGAACCGGCACCGGGCGTATCCCTTCGGGGTGATCGCGCACAAGGTCGACCGGGTCAGAGAACGGCGCTGGTCACCGAACCTGTTCGGGTTCGGCACGCAGTCGCTCAAGGGCCTGGCGAGCGACGCGATCCATGGCCACCGTGACGGCTGGTCCCCGCTGTGGTCGCCGTACAGGTTCTCCGACCACCCGCCCCGGCCCGGCCTGTGGGCGGTCGAGCCGCACCTCGGATTCCGGGGTACGGGCGCGAAGTTCGAGGAGATCCTGGTGGTCACGGACTCCGCGGACCCCGAGCAGAGCGCCTTCTGGCTGGACGACGATCTGCCGCACGTGCGGCGCTGGGCGGAGGACAAGTGA
- a CDS encoding ABC transporter permease, protein MYDPTVARLTYRGLLGRRRALILGALPALLIVISVAVRGFTGADDQVASDVLGGFALATMVPIIGVIAGTGAIGPEIDDGSVVYLLAKPVKRPTIIFTKLIVAIAVTMAFSAIPTFLAGMILNGNGQQIAVAYTVAALVASIAYAAMFLLLGTITRHAVVFGLVYALVWEALFGSLVSGARTLSVQQWSLAVAQKVSGGDLVTSDVGLATGTVLLVVVTVAATWFAGQKLRSLTLAGEE, encoded by the coding sequence ATGTACGACCCCACAGTCGCCCGGCTCACCTACCGCGGCCTGCTCGGCCGCCGCCGGGCCCTCATCCTGGGCGCCCTGCCCGCCCTGCTGATCGTCATCTCCGTGGCCGTGCGCGGCTTCACGGGCGCCGACGACCAGGTGGCCTCGGACGTCCTCGGCGGGTTCGCGCTCGCCACGATGGTGCCCATCATCGGCGTCATCGCGGGCACCGGCGCGATCGGCCCCGAGATCGACGACGGCTCTGTCGTCTACCTGCTCGCCAAGCCGGTCAAACGGCCCACGATCATCTTCACCAAGCTGATCGTCGCCATCGCCGTCACCATGGCGTTCTCCGCGATCCCGACGTTTCTCGCGGGAATGATCCTCAACGGCAACGGCCAGCAGATCGCCGTCGCCTACACGGTGGCCGCGCTGGTCGCCTCCATCGCGTACGCGGCGATGTTCCTGCTCCTGGGCACCATCACGCGGCACGCGGTCGTCTTCGGACTCGTCTACGCCCTCGTGTGGGAGGCCCTCTTCGGGTCGCTGGTGTCCGGTGCGCGCACGCTGAGCGTCCAGCAGTGGTCCCTCGCCGTCGCCCAGAAGGTGTCCGGCGGCGACCTCGTCACGTCGGACGTCGGGCTGGCCACGGGGACGGTGCTGCTGGTCGTGGTGACCGTCGCCGCCACCTGGTTCGCCGGACAGAAGCTGCGGTCGCTGACGCTGGCCGGCGAGGAGTAA